The following coding sequences are from one Pelmatolapia mariae isolate MD_Pm_ZW linkage group LG4, Pm_UMD_F_2, whole genome shotgun sequence window:
- the LOC134626542 gene encoding small integral membrane protein 36-like, whose protein sequence is MGFLENYQEIDPVTLNLCILIASYVILLLVFLISCIMYDCRGKDPTKEYAPDPQPTPSPIRLVVMQSSTAPVGRWDTANMITTYHEPSNSDFREKKSTMV, encoded by the coding sequence ATGGGCTTTCTGGAAAACTACCAGGAGATTGACCCCGTCACTTTGAACCTTTGCATCCTTATCGCCAGCTACGTTATcttgctcctcgtcttcctgATATCCTGTATAATGTATGACTGTCGGGGCAAAGATCCTACCAAGGAGTACGCTCCGGACCCACAACCCACTCCGTCTCCCATCAGGCTGGTGGTGATGCAGAGCTCCACAGCACCTGTGGGACGGTGGGACACAGCCAACATGATCACCACCTACCACGAGCCATCAAACTCAGACTTCAGGGAGAAGAAGAGCACGATGGTCTGA
- the tmem100a gene encoding transmembrane protein 100 yields MPEDASKGAMRTPATPEKANNAERPAVAMTALNIPLVNEVQLTAATGGAELSCYRCTIPFGVVVLIAGIVVTAVAYSFNSHGSTISYFGLVLLSAGLLLLASSAICWKVRLERKKERRRESQTALVANQRSIFT; encoded by the coding sequence ATGCCAGAAGACGCTAGCAAGGGGGCCATGAGAACACCAGCGACACCAGAGAAGGCCAACAACGCCGAGCGCCCTGCTGTCGCCATGACAGCCCTAAACATCCCCCTAGTTAATGAAGTGCAGCTGACCGCAGCCACCGGCGGGGCAGAGCTCTCCTGCTATCGCTGCACGATCCCGTTTGGCGTGGTAGTGCTCATTGCAGGCATCGTGGTCACCGCGGTCGCTTACAGCTTTAATTCGCACGGCTCCACCATCTCCTATTTTGGCCTTGTGCTCCTCTCTGCAGGACTCTTGCTTTTAGCGTCCAGTGCCATCTGTTGGAAGGTGCGGCTggagaggaagaaggagagGCGGCGGGAGAGCCAAACGGCCTTGGTTGCAAACCAGAGGAGCATTTTCACTTGA
- the pctp gene encoding phosphatidylcholine transfer protein, protein MSLRFTDEEFQSAWKELDEPQLEGGWELFVETMGVKIYRLYDKETGLYEYKVYGVLTTCTPELCADVYMDLTYRKDWDGYVKELYEKDFDGQSAIYWEVKYPFPLSNRDYVYVRERKDLDVDGRKIWLILAKSSPETPCPEKSGVLRVKDYKQSVSLESDGAGGTKLFMNYFDNPGGNIPTWLVNWAAKKGVPGFLTDMQKACSNYKNYCQKK, encoded by the exons ATGTCGCTGCGGTTTACGGATGAGGAGTTCCAGAGTGCGTGGAAGGAGCTGGACGAGCCGCAGCTGGAGGGAGGATGGGAGCTGTTCGTGGAGACGATGGGAGTGAAAATCTACCGGCTCTATGACAAG GAAACTGGACTTTATGAGTACAAAGTCTATGGTGTGCTCACCACCTGCACTCCAgagctgtgtgcagatgtctACATGGACTTGACGTATCGAAAAGATTGGGATGGATATGTGAAag AGCTATATGAGAAGGACTTTGATGGACAGTCAGCCATCTACTGGGAAGTGAAATACCCGTTCCCGCTGTCAAACAGAGAC TATGTTTATGTGAGGGAGCGGAAAGACCTGGATGTGGACGGCAGGAAGATCTGGCTGATCCTTGCCAAAAGCTCCCCGGAGACGCCGTGTCCAGAAAAGAGCGGCGTGCTGCGGGTCAAAGACTACAAGCAGAGCGTTTCCCTGGAGAGTGACGGAGCTGGTGGAACTAAAC ttttcaTGAATTACTTTGACAATCCTGGCGGAAATATTCCCACCTGGCTGGTAAACTGGGCAGCGAAG AAAGGGGTTCCAGGTTTCTTAACGGACATGCAGAAGGCCTGCAGTAACTACAAAAACTACTGCCAGAAGAAATGA